The Bradyrhizobium oligotrophicum S58 genome contains the following window.
GGGCTCGGCACGCCGAAGGAAGGCCGCGAAGCCGCGCGCAGCGGCCATTACGACACGCTCCACAAGATCTACAACGCGCATCTGAAGACGCCGCAGGCGAAGGAGCAGATGGACGAGCTGGAGTCACTGGTGAAGAGCGCGGGTCCCGTGTGCCTGCTCTGCTACGAGCGCGACCACGCCCATTGCCACCGGCAATGGATCGCCGAGATCATCGAGGACCGCGACCAGGTCAAGGTGAAGAACCTGGTCGCACCGCAGACTTGAGCCGTTACTCCGCGACGCAGGTGAAGGACGACGCCTGCTCGACGTCGCCGCTGGTGTACTTCGCGAATTTCGGCCACGGGCACAGCGGCCGCGTGCGCTGCGCGCTCCAGCTCGATGGGACCTCCTTGTTGGCCGCATTGACCGAGGCCGTGATCGCCTCGGGCGCCTTGCCCTTTTCGACCCAGTCCATCAGCGCGCCCAGCGCATCGAACTTCTCCAGGGTGACGCCGCCGCCGCAATGGGTCTCGCCGGGCAGCGCGAACAGGCGGGCGAACGTATCGGCCTTGCCCTGCACGTTGGCATCGAGCTTCTCGTACCAGCGGATGGTATCGTTGATCGAGAACACCGGATCCGCCTGGCCGTGATAGATCAGCATCTTGCGGGCGCCGCTCTGGAATGCCGGCAGGGTCGGATTGTCGACCGCGGGCGGCGCCATGAAGTCCATCGCGGACTCCGTGAACGGGCCGTCCTTCGCGTAGATCTTCGGCGCATCCTTGTCGAAGTCAAAAGCCTGCAGCTTCTCGACGAGCTTGTCGGGCGAGCCTTCGATCTCGACCGGCGGGGTCGAGAAGATGTAGTTCAGCGACGCGCCGCCCATGGTGGCGATGATCGGAAAATTATTCCACGGCGCCACCGGGCTTTCGACCTTCCAGGCACGCCAATTGCCGGTGCCGACGCCGCCGTCGACCGGCCAATCGGAATACAACTGCTCGCCCTTCGAATTGTGCGGCCCGGCGAAGCTCTTCTTCAGCGCATCGACCTTGGCAGCCGGCAGGCAGGCCTCGGTCGCGCCTGCTGCGCAGCGCAGGCTGTCAAAATCGAAGGCCTTCTGGCAGGCCTTGAGGTTCGTCGTCAGACCGTCCTTGGCGCCGTCGAGCCCGTCGCAGACCTCGGTGATCTTCGACGAGATCAGCTTGGCGTCCTCGCGGGTGATCGACTTGCGGATGTCGGCATCGGCCTTTGTCAGCGCCTGCACGTCCCAGGCGTGCTGGACCGCGGCGCGCGGCAGGTTGAAGCCGGGATTTCCGACCAGGAAGCCGTCATATTGCTCGGGCATGCGCTCGGCCGCGACCATGGTGTGGCGTCCGCCATTGGAGCAGCCGGCGATGTAGGAGTAGTCGGGCTTCTTGCCATAATGCGCAGAGATGATCGCCTTCGCGATCGGCGCCAGCGTCGTGTCCGCCGAATAGCCATAGTCGCGCCGCGCCTGCGGATCGAGCCCGAACGCCGAGCCGGCCGCGAGCCCACGCGGCTTGTTGGCGGGATCGTTGCCGGAGTGACCGCTATCCGATGACAGCACGGCAAAGCCGCGCGCCAGCGGCGTCACGCCGCCACTGACGAGACCATCGGCCTTGTCGCCGAGCGCGGGCACCACGACGCCGTCATTGCCGCCATTGACCTGGTGCAGGAAGCGGCCGTTCCAGGTCTCCGGCAGGCGGATCTCGAACTGGATCGCATAGGCATGGCCGTCGACGCCGGTGCGCTCATTGACCTTGCCGGAGACGATGCAATGCCGCGGCAGGCCATCTGCGGCCTCCTGCAGCTTCGATCCGGTCAAGGTCAGTCCCGCGACCTTCAGCGCCTCCGCCGTCACCTTGCTGCAGCCGGCCTCCTCGGCTCGCGCAGCGCTCGCTGCGCCGACAAGGCCGAGCCCGGCCAATACCAACGCCCCGGTTCGGATCATGCATTCCCCCTGACTGTCCTGTTCGTTGGCGGGCAGTTAAACGCGGAGACCCTGCAATGTAAATCGCCGACATCGCGCACCACGCTGCTCGCTCTATTGCAATTGCCACACCTCGAACGGCCGGTCATAGCCCCGTACCGAAACTTCGCCGTGAAAGACCGCGTCACTCGCGCCGTCTCCAGCCGCTTGCCGCACCTCGGACGAGATCAGCAGTTGCGAATCGAGCTCCTTGTTCAGCGCTTCCAGGCGCGAGGCGAAATTCACGGTGTCGCCGATCACGGTGTACTCCTTGCGCCGGGGCGAGCCGATGCTGCCGGCCACCACTTCGCCGAGATGGATGCCGATCCCGATCCGCAACGGCCAGGACGACGCCGCGTTCACACGCCCCATCGCCGCCACCATTTCACGCGCGGCTTCGACCGCCTGCGCGGCTGCATCTCGCGACTCGAACGGCGCTCCGAACAGCGCCAGGAAGCCGTCGCCGAGGAATTTGTTGACGATGCCGCCATGGCGCTCGAGGATCTCGACGAGCACGGCAAACGCGCCGTCCAGACGATCGACGACCTCCTGCGGCGTCTTCGCACGCGATGCTGCGGTGAAACCTCTGAAGTCGACGAACATCACGGCGACCTCGCGGATGTCGCGCGCCTCCGCCGTACCCTCTTTCATCAGACGTTCGACGACCTGCGGCGAAACGTGCTGACCGAACAGATCGGTCACGCGGTCGCGCGCCGATGCGGCCTCGATGCTCGCTGCGAACTGCCGTCGCAGCTGCACGCTGACGGCACCGGCCAGGAGGCCGCACAGCAGGATGATGAAGCTGCGCTCACCGTGATAGTAGATCTCGGGATTCTGGCTGACATCGATGGACGGTCGATCGAGCAGCGCGACCGTCAGCAATTCCGCTGCGGCAACCAGGCCGGTGAAGCTCGACAACCAGAAATCGAGACGAAGCGTCGAGAGAATGATGAAGATGAAGTAGACCAGAGGCGCGCCGAATCCGAGTGCCCTGTCCGCGCCGATGCCTTCGATCTGCAGCATGAGCACGAGCGTGGGCAGCGACGTCTCGACCAGGGCGCTGACGTAGCGCCAGATCACCGGCACGTCCCGGCCGTGGCGAATGTCCGCCTTGATCCTGAAGAGGATGAGAGTCTCAAAGCTGATGAATGCAGCGATGATCGCGTAGACGTAGAGGACCCCGACCCGGCTCGGCCAGATCCACTCCGAGATTCTCGGCTCGAAGATCTCGACGAACATCGAGATGACGAGGAACAGTCCCGCCGTGGCGATCAGCGCTTTCACCCGCAGCAGCTCGGTGTGCAACGTCTGACGCATGAGCGCCCGGTTGAACTCCGCCGACGCCCCCGCCGGCGCATCGCTCGCCTTTCCGATTTTCGAGACCTGCATCCTGCCCCAGCCGCCTCTGTGCCCGGCTGCCATTCTGCCTCAATCGAGGGTGCGACGAAAGCGCAACACGGCGACCGTCATGGCGAACAGCATCAGGCCGAACAAGGCGATCGTATCATACTGCAGGTTCTGAAGCGTCGAGCCTTTGAGCATGATGGCACGGACGATCCGCAGATAGTGCGTGAGCGGCAGGCATTCGCCGACAATTTGCGCCCATTGCGGCATACCGAGAAACGGGAACATGAAACCGGACAGCAGGATGCTGGGCAGGAAGAACATCATCGACAGTTGCATCGCCTGCAACTGATTCTGCGCCAAGGTCGAGAAAGTGTAGCCGATCGAGAGGTTGGCGGCGATGAACAAGGTCGACAGCAGCGCCAGCAGCAACAGGCTGCCGAAGATGGGCACGCCGAACAGGAGCACGCCGATGCCGATGATGATGGACGCCTGCAGGAAGCCGACCATCACGTATGGAATGATCTTGCCGAGCATGACCTCGACCGGCGTGATCGGCATCGACAGCAGGCTTTCCATCGTGCCGCGCTCGATCTCGCGCGTCACCGAGAGCGCCGTGAAGATCAACATCGTCATGGTCAGGATGGTCCCGACGAGGCCGGGCACGATATTGAGGCGCGACGATGCCGCCGGATTGTAGCGGGCGTGAGCCCTGATCTCGAACGGCGCGGCGACCGGATCGCCGGTGTAGAGATCATGCGCGAGCGCCGTCTGCACGATCATGCCGAGCGACGACAACGCCGAGGACGCAGCCACCGGGTCGGTCGCGTCGGCCGCCACGAGCAGCGCCGGACGATCGCCGCGGCGGACCCCGCGCTCGAAGCCGCGCGGGATCTCGACGCCGAACAGAACCTTGCCGGAGAGAAGCAGGTCGTCGAACTCGGCGACGTCTTTGACTTCGCGGGTGAAGCGGAAATAAGCCGTGTTCTCCATCGCCTTCAGGATCGAGCGGCCGAGATCGCTGTCCTCCTGCAGCAGCACCGCCGCCGGCAGATGATGCGGCGTGGTGTTGATGGCATAGCCGAACAGCATCAGCTGCATCACCGGGAGCATCACGATCATCGCGAACGACACCCGGTCGCGCTTGAGCTGAATGAACTCCTTGACCAGCATCGCATAGGTCCGGCGCCAGAAGCCGAACCGCGGCTCCGACGTCGCGTGATGGCGGGCGGGTGCGTCGCTCATTGGAAGTTGTCCCGGGAGCGGTTCATCAGATCGATGAAGACGTCCTCGAGCGACGGCGCGGCAGGCTGCCAGTGCAGCCCGTCCTTGTTGCGCCATGGCGCGATCGAGGACTCCAAGGCCGTGCGGTCGCGGCCCGACACGTGGAGGCTGGTGCCGAACGGCGCCACCATGTCGACGCCCGGCTTGCCGGCAAGATCGGCCGTGAGCTCGCGCAGATCATCGCCGCTGACCGTGTATGTCGTCAGCTCGGATTGCGCGATCACCTCGGAAACGGTGCCGTGCGCCAGCAGATGACCATAGGCGATGTAGGCGATCTCGTGACAGCGCTCGGCCTCGTCCATGTAGTGGGTCGAGACCAGCACGGTCAGCCCTTCGCCCGCGAGCGCATGGATCTCGTTCCAGAAGTCGCGCCGGGCCTTGGGATCGACGCCGGCGGTGGGCTCGTCGAGCAGCAGCAGTTGCGGATTGGGCAGGGTGCAGGCGCCGAGCGCCAGCCGCTGCTTCCAGCCGCCGGACAATTCGCCGGCCAGTTGCCGCTCGCGCCCGGCGAGGCCGAGCCGCTGGACCATGTCGCGCGCGGAGCCTTGGGGATCAGGCATGCCGTAGAGCCTCGCGACGAATTCGAGATTCTCGCGCACCGACAGGTCCTGATAGAGGCTGAAGCGCTGCGTCATGTAGCCGACCCGGCGCTTGATCTTGTCGGCATCGCGGCGGATGTCGAAGCCGAGGCAGGTGCCCTCGCCGCCATCCGGCGTCAGCAGGCCGCAAAGCATGCGGATCGTCGTCGTCTTGCCCGAGCCGTTCGGACCGAGGAAGCCGTAGATCGAGCCGCGTCGCACCTGCATCGACAGATCATGCACCACCTCGCGTCCGCCAAAGGACTTGCTCAGCCCCTTGACCTCGATCGCGATCTCGGCCGGCGTCGCCCCGGTCATTGCTTGTCCGCCACCGGAGTCTTGGCATTTGGATAGATGCTGACCGGCTGGCCCACGCGCAGCGCATCCGGCCGCGACGGCCGTGCCTGGATCAGGTAGACGAGCTTGTTGCGCTCATCGAGGCTGTAGATGACCGGCGGCGTGTACTCCGCCGTCGTCGCCAGGAAATAGACCCGCGCGGTGAGATCGGCGGCGCAATTGTCGCAGGTGACGCGGACCTCGTCTCCAACGGTGAATTTCGGCAGATCCGGCTCCGACACGTAGAAGCGCAGCTTCATGTTGCCGGGCGGCATGATCGACAGCACCGGCCGTTGCGCCGCCACCATCTCGCCCTCACGGAAGTAGATCTGCTGAATCGTGCCGGCGACCGGCGCGATGCCTCTGCGCCGTGCCAGACGGGTCTGCGAGGTCACGAGATGGGCCTCGGCCACGCGCAACGCCGAAACGGCCGAGTCGAGCGTCGCCTGCGTCCCAGCGCCGGTCTTGCTCAGGGCCGCGGCACGGTCATAGGTCTGCTGCGCATTGGCGAGCGTCGCCTTGGTCTGGTTGAGATCGGCCTGCTGCAGATCGTCGTCGACCGAATAGAGGGGGTCGCCGACCTTGACCACGTCGCCCTCATGCACGTTCAGCTTCGTGATCCGCCCCGCTTCATCGGGACTGACGAAGATCATGTCTGCCTCGACCCAGCCCTGATAGCCGGGATCGGGCGTCTCCTTGCAGCCGTTGAAGCTGAAGGCCGTGACGAGCACGGCAAGGCAATGCAGCAGGCTCATGTCGGCCTCCTCGGCCCGAAGATCAGATCGAGATGCGCCTGCAGCATCGCTTCCGCGTCGAGCGGCGCATGGCGCTCGAACAGGCTCTTCCAGAGCACGGCGACCATCATCGGTGCGATCATCA
Protein-coding sequences here:
- a CDS encoding DUF488 domain-containing protein → MAKTKTLFTIGYEQTPAKAVLDELQSAGVKLLVDVRAVAASRRPGFSKSQLAAGLDERGIGYVHLRGLGTPKEGREAARSGHYDTLHKIYNAHLKTPQAKEQMDELESLVKSAGPVCLLCYERDHAHCHRQWIAEIIEDRDQVKVKNLVAPQT
- a CDS encoding tannase/feruloyl esterase family alpha/beta hydrolase, coding for MIRTGALVLAGLGLVGAASAARAEEAGCSKVTAEALKVAGLTLTGSKLQEAADGLPRHCIVSGKVNERTGVDGHAYAIQFEIRLPETWNGRFLHQVNGGNDGVVVPALGDKADGLVSGGVTPLARGFAVLSSDSGHSGNDPANKPRGLAAGSAFGLDPQARRDYGYSADTTLAPIAKAIISAHYGKKPDYSYIAGCSNGGRHTMVAAERMPEQYDGFLVGNPGFNLPRAAVQHAWDVQALTKADADIRKSITREDAKLISSKITEVCDGLDGAKDGLTTNLKACQKAFDFDSLRCAAGATEACLPAAKVDALKKSFAGPHNSKGEQLYSDWPVDGGVGTGNWRAWKVESPVAPWNNFPIIATMGGASLNYIFSTPPVEIEGSPDKLVEKLQAFDFDKDAPKIYAKDGPFTESAMDFMAPPAVDNPTLPAFQSGARKMLIYHGQADPVFSINDTIRWYEKLDANVQGKADTFARLFALPGETHCGGGVTLEKFDALGALMDWVEKGKAPEAITASVNAANKEVPSSWSAQRTRPLCPWPKFAKYTSGDVEQASSFTCVAE
- a CDS encoding adenylate/guanylate cyclase domain-containing protein, which encodes MQVSKIGKASDAPAGASAEFNRALMRQTLHTELLRVKALIATAGLFLVISMFVEIFEPRISEWIWPSRVGVLYVYAIIAAFISFETLILFRIKADIRHGRDVPVIWRYVSALVETSLPTLVLMLQIEGIGADRALGFGAPLVYFIFIILSTLRLDFWLSSFTGLVAAAELLTVALLDRPSIDVSQNPEIYYHGERSFIILLCGLLAGAVSVQLRRQFAASIEAASARDRVTDLFGQHVSPQVVERLMKEGTAEARDIREVAVMFVDFRGFTAASRAKTPQEVVDRLDGAFAVLVEILERHGGIVNKFLGDGFLALFGAPFESRDAAAQAVEAAREMVAAMGRVNAASSWPLRIGIGIHLGEVVAGSIGSPRRKEYTVIGDTVNFASRLEALNKELDSQLLISSEVRQAAGDGASDAVFHGEVSVRGYDRPFEVWQLQ
- a CDS encoding ABC transporter permease, encoding MSDAPARHHATSEPRFGFWRRTYAMLVKEFIQLKRDRVSFAMIVMLPVMQLMLFGYAINTTPHHLPAAVLLQEDSDLGRSILKAMENTAYFRFTREVKDVAEFDDLLLSGKVLFGVEIPRGFERGVRRGDRPALLVAADATDPVAASSALSSLGMIVQTALAHDLYTGDPVAAPFEIRAHARYNPAASSRLNIVPGLVGTILTMTMLIFTALSVTREIERGTMESLLSMPITPVEVMLGKIIPYVMVGFLQASIIIGIGVLLFGVPIFGSLLLLALLSTLFIAANLSIGYTFSTLAQNQLQAMQLSMMFFLPSILLSGFMFPFLGMPQWAQIVGECLPLTHYLRIVRAIMLKGSTLQNLQYDTIALFGLMLFAMTVAVLRFRRTLD
- a CDS encoding ABC transporter ATP-binding protein; protein product: MTGATPAEIAIEVKGLSKSFGGREVVHDLSMQVRRGSIYGFLGPNGSGKTTTIRMLCGLLTPDGGEGTCLGFDIRRDADKIKRRVGYMTQRFSLYQDLSVRENLEFVARLYGMPDPQGSARDMVQRLGLAGRERQLAGELSGGWKQRLALGACTLPNPQLLLLDEPTAGVDPKARRDFWNEIHALAGEGLTVLVSTHYMDEAERCHEIAYIAYGHLLAHGTVSEVIAQSELTTYTVSGDDLRELTADLAGKPGVDMVAPFGTSLHVSGRDRTALESSIAPWRNKDGLHWQPAAPSLEDVFIDLMNRSRDNFQ
- a CDS encoding HlyD family secretion protein, yielding MSLLHCLAVLVTAFSFNGCKETPDPGYQGWVEADMIFVSPDEAGRITKLNVHEGDVVKVGDPLYSVDDDLQQADLNQTKATLANAQQTYDRAAALSKTGAGTQATLDSAVSALRVAEAHLVTSQTRLARRRGIAPVAGTIQQIYFREGEMVAAQRPVLSIMPPGNMKLRFYVSEPDLPKFTVGDEVRVTCDNCAADLTARVYFLATTAEYTPPVIYSLDERNKLVYLIQARPSRPDALRVGQPVSIYPNAKTPVADKQ